The window TCTGATACAGCATCGACGTGGTCTGGTACGACGCCTGCAGGCTGGTCTGCAGCGCCAGGATCTTGGTCGCGACCTCGTCCTGATTGACGCCCTCGACCGAGTCGAGCATCGTTTCCGCCATGGCCTTGAGCTGGGTCTGACGATCGGTGGCCGCCTTGGTCGCCGTCTGCGCGCCGGCGAACTCGGCCTGCACGTCCTGGATCTGCTGCTGGCCGTTCTGCGGCGCAAGATTCCCGCTGACGCGCTGCGCGAGCGCCGTCACCTGCGCGCTTGCATTCGGGTTGCTGGCGTTGGTCGTCACCGCCGCATACACCGCGACGTTCTGCAGCAGGTAGCGGAAGGCCTGCTCGTTGGCACGCGCGCCATACTGCACGGTGATCGACTGATCGACCTGCGCGACGGCGGTGCCGCGCGCCGATCCCGGGCCGTTCTCGCCGGTGTACCAGTACACGGTGTTATCCGGCGTGCCCGCGACCAGGTTGGTCGCGGTATCGAATGGCGGTCCCCCTACCCTGAGCGGCGCCGGGGTCGCAGTCGTGTTGTTGGCGATGCCGAGCGCGCCGAGTGCGGCCGTATTGGAGCTCGAGATCGAGAAGTTCTGACCATCGGCGCCGTGAAGCGTGATCGCACCATTGCTGATGGTCGACGGGTTCTTGGTGCCGCTGATCTGGTCGATCTTCGCCATCAGCGTCTGCACGCTGTCGGTGACGTTGACCTGGTTGCCGGTGGCGCCCGAGGCAACGAAGGTGATCGGGGTGCCGTTGACCGTGATGGTGTCGCCGGCCGCGAAACTCGTCGACAGCGAGTCGGTGCCCGCCGCGCCCGAAAGGGCCGTAGCGCCGCTGATCGGCGCCGGCGGCGTGTTCTGGTTGTTGACGGCGGCGCCCGCGACGGTCGCGACTGGATTGAAGAAGTTGTTGGATGCCGCGACCGCGGAGGCCGCGACCAGCGACGTATCGCTCAGCGTCTTGATGGACGAGGTCAGCGTCGATTGAAGGTTGGCGGTCGTCGCCGTGGTGTCGGCACCGATCAGGAACGAGCCCGCCGGCGGCGGGCTCGTGGTCGTTGCCGTGAGCTCGATCGCATCGGTGGTGCCGTCGGGCAGCGTGAAGTTGAACTTGACCTTGTCGCCATCCTTGGGATTGACGGCGCCGAGATCGACCGAGGTGGACTTCGGCGTGCCGGCCGGCTGCGTCACGGTGGCGCCGGTCAACGACGACTGCACCGACAGCAGCTTCAGGCCGAACGGCGAGCCGTCCTCGGCGACGCTGGTCACCGTCGTGGTCGCCGGCGGCGACGAGACGCTCAAGCGTCCCATCAAATTGGTGCCCTGATCGGCCTGCTTGCGTTCGTTGATGAGCTGGGTGAGGCCGGCCTGGGTTGCCGTGCCCTTCAACATGGTGTCGGCCGACACCGTGGCCGGTGTGTCCATCGCACGGCCGGAGAACAGATAGCGGTCGCCTGACTGGCTGTTCAGCATCGCGACCGCATTGGAGAACGCGGCCTGCGCCGTGATCTGGCCCGACGTCTGCCCGCTGTTGTTGAGCGTCAGCGTCGCGGTCGTCGCGGCGTTCTTCACCTGGGTCCCGACGTCGGACAGCCCCTGCAGGGTGAGGTTGGCGACACTCAGGCGGGTGTTGAGGTTGGTGGCCGTGTCCGAGAACGCGTTGATGCCGCTGATCTGCGCGCGCAGGCTGAGCGCGAAGCCGCGATCGAGCCCCTGCCCTGCATAAGTCGTCGATACCTTGCCGGTCGCAAGCTGCGTCGTCAGGTCATTGAGCTGACTGCGCAGGTTGAGGATCGTGGTGCCGATATAGGAAGTTCTGCCGCTTACGCCGTCGATCGACATGTTACCCTCACGTGAGCTGCAGCAGCGCGTCGTACATCTGCTTGATCGACGACATCACGCGCGCATTGGCGGAATAGGCGTTCTGCAGCGACAGCAGATGCGCCATCTCCTCGTCCATGTTGACGCCGGAGGTCGAGTCCATCTTGCTCTGCAGCGTATTGAGCACGACGTCCTGACCGTCGGCCAGTTGCTTGGCCGCCGTCGCCGATTCGCCCTGCTGGCTGATGAACTGCTTGGCAAAGTTCAACAGCGTGCCGGTGAAC of the Bradyrhizobium quebecense genome contains:
- a CDS encoding flagellar protein, giving the protein MSIDGVSGRTSYIGTTILNLRSQLNDLTTQLATGKVSTTYAGQGLDRGFALSLRAQISGINAFSDTATNLNTRLSVANLTLQGLSDVGTQVKNAATTATLTLNNSGQTSGQITAQAAFSNAVAMLNSQSGDRYLFSGRAMDTPATVSADTMLKGTATQAGLTQLINERKQADQGTNLMGRLSVSSPPATTTVTSVAEDGSPFGLKLLSVQSSLTGATVTQPAGTPKSTSVDLGAVNPKDGDKVKFNFTLPDGTTDAIELTATTTSPPPAGSFLIGADTTATTANLQSTLTSSIKTLSDTSLVAASAVAASNNFFNPVATVAGAAVNNQNTPPAPISGATALSGAAGTDSLSTSFAAGDTITVNGTPITFVASGATGNQVNVTDSVQTLMAKIDQISGTKNPSTISNGAITLHGADGQNFSISSSNTAALGALGIANNTTATPAPLRVGGPPFDTATNLVAGTPDNTVYWYTGENGPGSARGTAVAQVDQSITVQYGARANEQAFRYLLQNVAVYAAVTTNASNPNASAQVTALAQRVSGNLAPQNGQQQIQDVQAEFAGAQTATKAATDRQTQLKAMAETMLDSVEGVNQDEVATKILALQTSLQASYQTTSMLYQTTLLKYLPIA